The sequence AACCTTTTTTTAGGAGGAATAGTAATTGATTGAAGTGAATAATGTAACTAAAATTTATAAGATTAGTAATAGGAAGTCTTTTCTACAAGATCTTTTCTTACCGAAGACATATAAAAAAATTTATGCGGTAAAGAATATAAATTTGTACATAGAACAAGGTGAAAAAGTAGGCTATATAGGCAGTAATGGTGCGGGTAAATCTACAACGGTAAAACTCTTAACTGGAATTATCAGGCCAACACAAGGAAGGATATCAATAAATGGCTTAGATCCATTTATTGATAGAAATGATTATGTAAAAAATATTGGGGTGGTATTTGGACAACGTAACCAATTATTTTGGGATTTAAGGGTGAGAGATTCCTTTAAATTTAATAAAGATTTATATCAGCTAAGCGATAATTATTATAAAGATAAAATGAAATTTTTTGAAAAATATATTGATTTACACGAGATTCTAGATAAACCAGTAATGAAACTATCGTTAGGACAGAAAATGAGAGCTAATATAGCGTTGACGTTATTACATTCTCCTAAAATTATTTTTCTTGATGAACCGACGATAGGGTTAGATATTTTTACTAAAGCTGCAATTAGAGAAATGTTATTAATATTAAATAAAGTATATGGAACTACAATTTTGTTTACTTCACATGATATGGAGGATATAGATAAAATCTGTGACAGAATAGTGCTATTAGAAAACGGAGAAATAATTGAAGATAAAGGAATTTTAGATTTTAAAGAA comes from Tissierellales bacterium and encodes:
- a CDS encoding ATP-binding cassette domain-containing protein, whose amino-acid sequence is MNNVTKIYKISNRKSFLQDLFLPKTYKKIYAVKNINLYIEQGEKVGYIGSNGAGKSTTVKLLTGIIRPTQGRISINGLDPFIDRNDYVKNIGVVFGQRNQLFWDLRVRDSFKFNKDLYQLSDNYYKDKMKFFEKYIDLHEILDKPVMKLSLGQKMRANIALTLLHSPKIIFLDEPTIGLDIFTKAAIREMLLILNKVYGTTILFTSHDMEDIDKICDRIVLLENGEIIEDKGILDFKEKYGTYKMISFKTKNASKIKEKIELLYSDYVQNNNIIIHNEGIANKISISVDEKSINASEIIKEIFALDVDVQNIKIDENNLEDIIRNVYAKGGI